In Reichenbachiella agarivorans, one genomic interval encodes:
- a CDS encoding pentapeptide repeat-containing protein, with the protein MGYFDEQVFTGVDFGKEEWQKGEYVDSKFVNCRMSSLDLSGDTFDNCEFIGCDLSLCKIDHTAFKEVDFKDCKLMGLHFSDCNAFLLTFRFTDCILDFSSFFKLKIKQSKFTNCKMEKVDFVEADLTGSTFNNCDLAQAVFNRTILEKCDFRSSYNLALDPEDNRIKAAKFSTEGALGLLEKYNITIER; encoded by the coding sequence ATGGGATATTTTGACGAACAGGTTTTTACGGGAGTAGATTTTGGGAAAGAAGAATGGCAAAAAGGGGAATATGTAGACTCTAAGTTCGTCAATTGTCGAATGTCCAGTCTCGACTTGTCAGGAGATACTTTTGACAATTGTGAATTCATCGGTTGCGATTTGAGCTTATGCAAAATTGATCATACTGCTTTCAAAGAGGTGGATTTCAAAGACTGTAAACTGATGGGGTTACATTTTAGTGATTGCAATGCCTTCCTTTTGACTTTTCGGTTTACGGATTGTATTCTAGACTTTTCTTCCTTCTTTAAATTGAAAATCAAGCAGAGCAAATTCACGAATTGTAAAATGGAAAAGGTGGATTTTGTAGAAGCAGATCTGACAGGATCTACATTCAACAACTGTGATTTGGCTCAAGCTGTATTCAATAGAACGATTCTTGAGAAATGCGATTTTCGCAGTTCATACAATCTAGCACTTGATCCAGAAGACAACAGAATCAAGGCAGCCAAATTCTCAACAGAAGGTGCATTAGGGCTACTGGAGAAGTACAACATCACGATAGAAAGGTAA
- a CDS encoding lamin tail domain-containing protein has translation MKYSLTALLWLSCWSLSAQVNDDFSDGDFTASPVWSGDVSQFEIEGNQLNSNGPSASAVLHLSTANDIMDYARWEFLVELKFAPSGTNKARIYLVSNRQNLEGDLNGYFIEIGQSNEDYINFYRQDGSSSTLLFTSSTFYSGNVLVRIQITRSAYGVWSIAADPLGGSTFDSEGVRFVDNTYTATSYFGVVAFHTSTNKSNFYFDDIHVTTYEPSAGETGPIIDSLVVSSANLLELYFAQNFDVMSVTDPDNYKVGGVSPISVFVDSETTKMVNLIFQSDFDPNKTLKLEVNGVKDESGSPFPRHSLAFLYDTSPPKIDHLEVLSSTSIKIKFKERVERQSAETRQNYEYDDVYPMYVELIGDSVVVLEFRDAFVPETLFDLYIDEVEDWYGNAIQTRIKTPFVYDILPPRLDSAFVKSPQEIVLLFHERLNESISQETNRFLLDGMNPSIIQLETEFGKKLTLNFAVDIPVQAHLSLHISEVMDMLGNKTEDQTINIDSDLFRVGELVVLNHRQLKLVFNNVPSTTGSQLSNYLLTHGNIESVAVDGREVCLTFAESLILGESYELNMTGVADTDGRNLVTQTIHFDFDPQFVAARIIGMKEIEMTFSTSFDINGLINATWFALANGNQASSAIVSSKDSKIIRLIFADNFLDDQTYTLSWQTLYNEHGNAVSGFTTQVIRDQTVPSLTNLTVLKSNQLQLHFSEPLLESSAEFTGNYQVDPGIGFPHTALYNASDSTVLLTFGQVFQEETEYALQLSELKDLSYNQILPVAIPFQYFLPYQPAFGELIISEIMSSPTEGQVEFVELYNASDHTIELTGLTWHDGSDQTVFTTGTIEPNAYILLAASATNFSTSNLGKLAKWLTLNNSGETLSIYAGELLVFSTNYTDDWYGTAEHLGMSLEMVDLSNFCGEERNWTASQVVGGTPGTPNSQSKTNPDNFGPKITQSVLDGADQILIQFNEKLYPDYNLLDNIKIEPHVILESVDLILPQSQMIQVSLLEGLNVKETYTMTLEHLKDCVGNVISNEQNYDKISIPEPADSLDLLINEILFNPKTGGVDFVEIYNHSDKVIDLQNWHLASVKPSETISKMIHTDHLLIQPEHYMVFTSDPELLKANYPISDETTFVNLPSFPSYNDDEGIVVLMNPNDQTIDYFEYFEDYHSSLLDDEEGVSLERISFDSPTNDPNSWFSAASTSYYATPGLVNSQFVGYSDTQSMLSIEPKVFIPDGSGQDDFTTISYQLDQPGGFANLYVFDTRGRIIKALAQNQLLSTSGFMTWDGSTDQGNLAPVGYYIVFAEIYDTKGNKKMIKETVVLGSRL, from the coding sequence ATGAAATATTCCCTCACTGCCCTACTATGGCTCAGCTGCTGGAGCCTATCTGCACAAGTCAATGATGATTTTTCGGATGGAGATTTTACTGCTAGTCCTGTTTGGAGTGGTGATGTCTCACAGTTTGAAATCGAAGGAAATCAACTCAACTCAAATGGACCAAGTGCCTCTGCTGTTCTCCATTTGTCAACAGCCAATGACATCATGGATTATGCGCGATGGGAGTTTTTGGTTGAATTAAAGTTTGCCCCATCTGGAACCAACAAAGCTCGTATTTACCTTGTGTCCAATAGACAAAATCTTGAAGGAGATCTCAATGGGTACTTTATTGAAATAGGACAGAGCAATGAAGATTACATCAATTTTTATAGGCAAGACGGTTCATCGTCAACCCTGCTCTTTACAAGTTCGACTTTCTATTCTGGAAATGTACTGGTGAGAATACAGATCACCAGATCAGCCTACGGTGTTTGGTCGATTGCTGCAGATCCTTTAGGTGGATCAACCTTTGATTCAGAGGGTGTACGGTTTGTAGACAATACTTATACTGCTACCTCCTATTTCGGAGTGGTTGCTTTTCATACCTCCACCAATAAATCCAACTTTTACTTTGACGACATCCACGTCACGACATACGAACCCAGTGCAGGTGAGACAGGACCAATTATTGATTCGTTGGTGGTGAGCAGTGCCAATCTTCTGGAACTGTACTTTGCACAAAACTTTGATGTGATGTCAGTCACTGATCCAGACAATTACAAAGTCGGCGGAGTAAGCCCTATCTCTGTTTTCGTAGATAGCGAAACAACGAAAATGGTGAATCTGATCTTTCAATCTGATTTTGATCCCAACAAAACCCTCAAACTAGAAGTCAATGGCGTCAAAGATGAAAGTGGCAGTCCCTTTCCCCGTCACTCATTGGCGTTTTTATATGACACATCCCCGCCCAAAATAGATCACCTTGAAGTACTGAGTTCGACTTCCATTAAAATCAAGTTCAAAGAAAGAGTTGAAAGGCAATCCGCAGAGACACGACAAAACTACGAGTATGATGATGTGTACCCTATGTATGTGGAACTAATAGGAGACTCGGTGGTTGTTTTGGAATTTCGAGATGCATTCGTGCCTGAGACACTCTTTGATCTCTACATTGATGAGGTAGAAGATTGGTACGGCAATGCTATTCAAACCCGAATCAAGACTCCTTTTGTTTATGATATTTTGCCTCCCAGATTGGACAGTGCCTTTGTAAAATCACCGCAAGAAATAGTTCTGCTATTCCATGAAAGGCTGAATGAATCCATATCGCAAGAAACGAACCGTTTTCTTTTGGATGGAATGAATCCAAGTATTATACAACTCGAAACAGAGTTTGGAAAAAAATTGACACTGAATTTTGCAGTGGATATCCCAGTGCAAGCACATTTATCTCTGCACATTTCAGAGGTCATGGATATGCTAGGAAATAAAACGGAAGATCAAACGATTAACATCGACAGTGACCTTTTCCGAGTAGGAGAGCTCGTTGTATTGAATCATAGACAGTTGAAATTAGTATTTAACAATGTGCCTAGTACAACAGGCAGTCAACTGTCAAACTATCTTTTGACCCATGGCAATATTGAATCCGTAGCTGTTGATGGTAGGGAGGTGTGCCTGACTTTTGCTGAGAGTCTGATCCTTGGAGAAAGCTATGAACTGAACATGACGGGTGTAGCAGATACCGATGGCCGAAATCTAGTAACACAGACAATCCATTTTGATTTTGATCCTCAGTTTGTAGCAGCGAGAATCATCGGTATGAAGGAAATAGAAATGACTTTCTCCACAAGTTTTGACATCAACGGCTTGATCAATGCCACTTGGTTTGCCTTAGCCAATGGCAATCAAGCCTCAAGCGCAATTGTCAGTAGCAAAGATTCAAAAATCATTCGGTTGATATTTGCGGATAATTTTCTCGATGATCAAACCTATACCCTCTCCTGGCAAACATTATACAACGAACATGGCAATGCCGTTTCTGGATTTACAACACAGGTGATTCGAGATCAGACCGTCCCCAGCCTGACGAATCTTACCGTACTCAAGAGCAATCAATTGCAGCTTCATTTTTCCGAGCCGCTGCTAGAGTCATCAGCGGAATTTACTGGCAACTACCAAGTAGATCCAGGGATTGGTTTTCCTCATACTGCCCTATACAATGCTTCGGATAGTACGGTACTTTTGACTTTTGGGCAAGTGTTTCAGGAGGAAACAGAATATGCACTGCAATTATCCGAGTTGAAAGACCTGTCCTACAACCAAATCCTGCCAGTTGCGATTCCATTTCAATACTTCCTACCATATCAGCCTGCGTTTGGGGAGTTAATCATTTCGGAGATCATGTCCTCGCCTACAGAAGGTCAAGTAGAATTTGTCGAATTGTACAATGCCTCCGACCATACGATTGAGCTGACAGGGTTGACTTGGCATGACGGGAGTGATCAGACTGTATTTACTACAGGAACCATTGAACCCAATGCCTATATTCTTTTGGCCGCTAGTGCGACCAATTTTTCTACCTCCAATCTAGGAAAGCTCGCAAAATGGCTGACACTCAACAACAGTGGAGAAACCTTGTCAATCTATGCTGGGGAATTACTGGTTTTTTCCACAAATTATACAGACGATTGGTATGGCACAGCAGAACATCTGGGCATGAGTTTGGAAATGGTGGATTTGTCCAATTTTTGTGGAGAGGAAAGAAACTGGACCGCATCCCAAGTCGTCGGTGGGACTCCTGGAACCCCCAATTCTCAGTCCAAAACTAATCCAGACAATTTTGGCCCCAAGATTACCCAAAGCGTATTGGACGGAGCGGATCAAATATTGATTCAGTTCAACGAAAAGCTGTATCCTGACTATAACTTGCTCGACAACATCAAGATCGAACCTCATGTCATCTTGGAGTCGGTTGATTTGATTCTGCCCCAGAGCCAAATGATACAGGTATCACTTTTGGAAGGTTTGAATGTGAAGGAAACTTATACAATGACCTTGGAGCACCTCAAGGACTGTGTAGGAAATGTCATTTCGAATGAGCAAAATTATGACAAAATTTCCATCCCTGAACCTGCAGATAGTTTGGACTTGCTCATCAATGAGATTCTATTCAATCCCAAAACAGGAGGCGTAGACTTTGTGGAGATTTACAATCACTCCGACAAGGTCATCGATCTGCAAAACTGGCATCTAGCGAGTGTAAAACCCAGCGAAACCATCAGCAAAATGATCCATACGGATCACCTCCTGATTCAACCCGAACATTACATGGTTTTTACTTCCGATCCAGAATTGTTGAAAGCCAACTACCCAATCAGTGATGAGACTACCTTCGTCAATCTCCCAAGTTTTCCTTCTTACAATGATGATGAGGGAATAGTCGTTCTGATGAATCCAAATGACCAAACCATTGACTATTTCGAGTATTTTGAGGATTACCACTCCAGTTTGCTGGATGATGAAGAGGGTGTTAGTCTGGAGCGAATATCCTTTGACTCGCCGACCAATGATCCCAATAGTTGGTTTTCAGCAGCCAGTACGAGCTACTATGCTACGCCTGGCTTGGTCAATTCTCAGTTTGTCGGATACTCTGATACTCAGAGCATGTTGTCGATAGAGCCCAAAGTGTTCATCCCCGACGGATCTGGTCAGGATGATTTTACTACCATCAGCTATCAACTGGATCAACCAGGCGGATTTGCCAATCTCTATGTTTTTGATACGAGAGGGAGAATCATCAAAGCGTTGGCTCAAAATCAACTGTTGTCAACATCTGGATTCATGACATGGGATGGGTCAACAGATCAGGGCAATCTCGCACCCGTTGGATACTACATCGTTTTTGCGGAGATTTACGATACGAAAGGCAACAAAAAAATGATCAAAGAAACCGTCGTATTGGGAAGCAGACTATGA
- the glpK gene encoding glycerol kinase GlpK, with amino-acid sequence MKQYVLALDLGTTSLRAAIFDQKAKMIGIAQKELKQTSPQPGWVEHDPKVMIKDQVEMIYEVLKKTKVSISDVSAIGISNQRESVVVWEKRSGRPIYNCISWQDTRTSEICKDLKFEEEGLEAYVKETTGLIVDPYFSATKLQWILDNVSGARKKAENGELLFGTIDTWLIWNLTEGESHITDFTNASRTMLFNIVELKWDDELLEKFNIPREMLPDVTHSGYFFGTAKLAGANIQITGVAGDQQASLFGQGCIEPGQAKNTYGTGCFILMNTGEKIQYSKNGLLTTIALGFNGKIDYALEGSVFIAGAAVQWLRDGLKLIISASDTEAIAKNANPESGVYVVPAFAGLGAPFWDSYARGGMFGLTRETNQNDIIKATLDSMAYQTRDVLQAMAADSGLKITHLMVDGGASANNYLMQFQADIMGILVERPANIESTVTGAAYLAGITAGIWNIDSLMNKRTIDKTFKPKMDEYTRNKLYEGWHNAVKRCMNWAR; translated from the coding sequence ATGAAGCAATACGTACTGGCTTTAGATCTAGGAACGACCAGCTTGCGAGCAGCGATTTTCGATCAAAAAGCAAAAATGATTGGCATAGCACAGAAAGAACTAAAGCAAACTTCCCCTCAACCAGGATGGGTGGAGCATGATCCCAAAGTCATGATCAAGGATCAAGTAGAGATGATCTACGAAGTGCTAAAAAAGACCAAAGTCAGCATCAGTGACGTATCAGCCATAGGTATTTCCAACCAGCGTGAATCTGTAGTCGTGTGGGAGAAAAGAAGTGGAAGACCGATCTACAATTGCATCTCATGGCAAGACACCAGGACCTCAGAGATTTGTAAAGACTTGAAGTTTGAAGAAGAGGGCTTGGAGGCCTATGTCAAAGAAACAACGGGTCTCATTGTAGATCCGTATTTTTCGGCAACCAAGCTCCAGTGGATTCTAGACAATGTCTCTGGTGCGAGAAAGAAAGCCGAAAATGGAGAATTGCTTTTCGGCACCATAGACACATGGTTAATTTGGAATTTGACAGAAGGAGAATCTCACATCACTGATTTTACCAATGCCTCACGTACCATGCTTTTCAATATAGTGGAGCTCAAATGGGATGATGAATTGCTGGAGAAATTTAATATCCCGAGAGAGATGCTACCAGATGTGACGCATTCTGGTTATTTCTTTGGGACAGCCAAACTCGCTGGAGCCAATATCCAGATCACAGGTGTCGCTGGGGATCAGCAAGCCTCTCTTTTTGGTCAAGGTTGTATAGAACCTGGGCAAGCCAAAAACACTTATGGCACGGGTTGTTTCATCCTGATGAACACAGGCGAAAAAATTCAGTATTCAAAAAACGGATTGCTTACAACAATCGCTTTGGGCTTTAATGGCAAGATAGATTATGCGTTGGAAGGCAGTGTCTTTATCGCTGGAGCTGCGGTGCAGTGGTTGAGAGATGGATTGAAATTGATTATCTCTGCTTCTGATACTGAGGCCATCGCAAAGAACGCCAATCCTGAGTCAGGTGTCTATGTAGTGCCCGCATTTGCTGGATTGGGGGCACCATTTTGGGATTCTTATGCGCGAGGAGGTATGTTTGGTCTCACCCGTGAGACCAATCAAAATGACATCATCAAAGCCACCTTGGACTCCATGGCCTACCAAACCAGAGATGTACTGCAAGCCATGGCAGCAGACTCAGGGCTCAAGATTACCCACCTGATGGTAGATGGTGGTGCGAGTGCCAACAATTACCTGATGCAATTTCAAGCAGACATCATGGGGATACTGGTAGAGCGGCCAGCAAATATTGAATCAACAGTGACTGGTGCGGCATACTTGGCAGGAATCACAGCCGGGATTTGGAACATTGATTCGTTGATGAACAAAAGAACCATTGACAAAACTTTCAAGCCCAAAATGGACGAATATACCAGAAACAAGTTGTATGAAGGCTGGCACAATGCTGTCAAAAGATGCATGAATTGGGCGCGATAG
- a CDS encoding vWA domain-containing protein, which produces MRQITILMMTLMIATAAMSPSLDQEITGQVTSADDGQPIAGVNVLIKGSVTGTITDLKGNYKITVPTTGKQFLVFSFIGYESQEVEVKNQSIINISMISDQAELEEVVVIDYGRSRKKEIAFSMKSSQAAPMHHYEQDAAYLHNTEDYDAINENIFLAVKNKPLSTFSIDVDAASYSNMRRFINNGQKPPKDAVRIEEMINYFNYDYSEPTGNDPFSINTEIAPAPWNEKHKLVHIGLQGKHIPTDDLPASNLVFLLDVSGSMSDANKLPLLKSGFKLLVQQLRPQDRVAIVVYAGAAGLVLPSTPGDEKETIIRALDNLQAGGSTAGGAGINLAYKVAQDYFKPNGNNRIILATDGDFNVGESSDAGMERLIEQKREEGVFLTVLGFGMGNYKDAKMETIADKGNGNYAYIDNILEAKKVLVNEFGGTLFTIAKDVKIQVEFNPTKVQAYRLIGYENRALRDEDFNNDKKDAGELGAGHTVTALYEIIPVGVKSEFSPVDELKYQKMEIDESAYQSDELMMVKLRYKDPKSSKSQLIEHPLLDQPVDLDQISDNFRWSASVAAFGMILRDSAFKGDISTKDILAMAQASKGKDENGYRVEFINLVKSYQLMVM; this is translated from the coding sequence ATGAGACAAATAACCATATTAATGATGACGCTGATGATAGCTACTGCTGCTATGTCACCAAGCCTAGACCAAGAAATCACCGGACAAGTCACGTCTGCTGACGATGGACAACCCATCGCTGGAGTCAATGTATTGATCAAGGGATCCGTCACAGGGACGATCACAGACCTGAAAGGAAACTACAAAATCACAGTGCCAACTACAGGCAAACAGTTTCTTGTTTTTTCTTTCATTGGATATGAAAGTCAAGAAGTAGAAGTGAAAAACCAGTCCATTATCAACATCTCTATGATCAGCGATCAAGCAGAATTGGAAGAAGTAGTCGTAATTGACTATGGGAGGTCAAGAAAGAAAGAGATAGCGTTCTCTATGAAATCTTCTCAAGCTGCCCCTATGCATCACTACGAGCAGGATGCTGCCTACCTCCACAACACCGAAGACTATGATGCTATCAATGAAAACATCTTTTTGGCAGTCAAAAACAAACCTCTGTCTACCTTCTCCATAGATGTGGATGCCGCCTCATACAGCAACATGCGTCGCTTCATCAACAATGGGCAAAAGCCTCCCAAAGATGCTGTGAGAATCGAAGAAATGATCAACTATTTCAACTATGACTATTCCGAACCTACAGGCAACGATCCTTTTTCTATCAACACCGAGATCGCTCCCGCACCGTGGAACGAAAAACACAAACTGGTACATATCGGTCTACAAGGCAAGCATATCCCCACAGATGATCTACCTGCTTCCAACTTGGTTTTTCTGCTAGATGTGTCTGGATCAATGAGTGACGCCAACAAACTGCCGCTGTTGAAGTCTGGCTTCAAATTGCTCGTACAGCAATTGAGACCACAGGATCGTGTAGCGATCGTCGTATATGCAGGGGCAGCAGGATTAGTGCTCCCGTCTACGCCTGGAGACGAAAAAGAAACCATTATCCGTGCCCTAGATAACCTACAAGCAGGCGGGTCTACTGCAGGTGGAGCAGGCATCAACCTTGCCTACAAAGTCGCGCAAGATTACTTCAAGCCCAATGGCAACAACCGAATCATCCTCGCGACTGATGGAGACTTCAATGTCGGAGAATCAAGTGATGCAGGGATGGAAAGATTGATCGAGCAAAAAAGAGAAGAAGGCGTTTTTCTCACAGTTTTAGGATTTGGGATGGGCAACTACAAGGATGCCAAAATGGAAACCATTGCCGACAAGGGTAACGGCAACTATGCCTACATAGACAACATTCTGGAAGCCAAAAAAGTACTCGTCAATGAGTTTGGAGGTACCCTATTCACCATTGCCAAGGATGTCAAAATTCAGGTAGAATTCAATCCTACCAAAGTACAAGCTTATAGATTGATTGGATACGAAAATCGCGCTTTGCGTGACGAAGACTTCAACAACGACAAAAAGGATGCAGGAGAATTGGGAGCTGGACACACCGTGACCGCTCTCTACGAAATCATCCCCGTAGGTGTCAAGAGTGAGTTCAGTCCAGTGGATGAATTGAAATATCAAAAAATGGAGATAGACGAATCAGCCTACCAAAGCGACGAACTCATGATGGTGAAATTGCGCTACAAAGACCCAAAGAGCAGCAAGAGCCAACTGATTGAACATCCGCTTTTGGATCAACCTGTCGATCTTGATCAAATCTCTGATAATTTCAGATGGTCAGCAAGTGTCGCAGCATTTGGTATGATTTTGAGAGACTCAGCATTCAAGGGTGACATCAGTACCAAAGACATTCTAGCTATGGCACAAGCATCAAAAGGCAAGGATGAAAATGGCTATCGCGTGGAATTCATCAACCTAGTCAAAAGCTATCAGCTGATGGTCATGTGA
- a CDS encoding TfoX/Sxy family protein: protein MAYNEETAARIRQHLQAYGDAITEKKMFGGLCFLYHGKMSVGIVKEELCVRVLAPKDQQELHKAHVRPMDFTGKPMKEMIFVEPAGFQSEAALGYYILLGIEHAESKLG, encoded by the coding sequence ATGGCATACAACGAAGAAACTGCCGCTCGGATCAGACAACATCTCCAAGCCTATGGAGATGCCATTACCGAAAAAAAGATGTTTGGTGGACTGTGTTTCCTCTACCATGGCAAGATGAGTGTAGGAATTGTCAAAGAAGAACTCTGCGTCAGAGTGCTCGCACCCAAAGATCAGCAAGAACTCCACAAAGCTCATGTCCGACCGATGGATTTTACTGGTAAACCCATGAAGGAAATGATTTTCGTCGAGCCAGCAGGTTTCCAATCCGAAGCAGCTCTGGGATATTATATACTTCTGGGAATAGAACATGCCGAGAGCAAGCTAGGCTGA
- a CDS encoding TonB family protein, which yields MSKDKNHSAPLTELSAERMQAYLDNTLSNSDRHAVERYLLDHPFEAEAMQGYEHVSIDMKQDLSILSQRIDDVLEQKGRKVIPLWKRSIAIAAAITVLLVGSFAIFELFDVTKQNGQIGMNEPVEKVEEIKEANPTKATPEDSETVVEKQEEHAVSPKPTESPRKKTPKKVVEHVAKEERKENDEDMVAIEMDYVADYATPEQQDTQENVVTEIESTTELNESYASGSALRSAPSAKMKKSSAKLERSSISDPKMVKGLVVDSEMEPIAGATVIVKQTGEAAITDLNGEFQIPVHSEDDMLSVSFIGFNTQDIVVGEQDSIRATMSLDMASLDEVVVVGYGTEQPASSSATPDGGYRAFKQYLKDDLVYPRWAKAQKIEGKVTLRFRVKTNGELADFEILEGLGYGCDEEAIRLIEEGPDWTPARENGSPKESVVNVKVRFEL from the coding sequence GTGAGTAAGGATAAAAACCATAGTGCCCCTTTGACAGAGCTGTCAGCCGAGAGGATGCAAGCCTATTTGGATAATACACTCAGCAATTCGGATCGTCATGCCGTAGAGCGATACCTTTTGGATCATCCCTTCGAAGCAGAAGCCATGCAAGGCTATGAGCATGTGTCCATTGACATGAAACAAGACCTTTCGATTTTGTCTCAGAGAATAGACGATGTCCTAGAGCAAAAGGGTCGAAAAGTCATTCCTCTCTGGAAAAGGTCAATTGCTATTGCCGCGGCGATTACTGTATTGCTGGTAGGTTCATTTGCGATTTTCGAGCTGTTTGACGTGACAAAGCAAAATGGGCAAATCGGAATGAATGAGCCTGTAGAAAAAGTAGAGGAGATAAAGGAAGCGAACCCTACAAAAGCCACACCCGAAGACTCAGAAACGGTAGTTGAAAAACAAGAAGAGCATGCGGTAAGTCCAAAGCCAACCGAATCACCACGTAAAAAAACTCCCAAAAAAGTAGTCGAGCATGTTGCCAAAGAAGAGCGGAAAGAAAATGATGAGGACATGGTAGCCATAGAGATGGACTATGTCGCAGACTATGCCACACCAGAGCAACAAGATACCCAAGAGAATGTAGTCACAGAAATAGAGTCCACCACAGAGCTGAATGAGAGCTATGCCTCTGGCAGTGCTCTTAGATCTGCTCCTAGCGCAAAGATGAAAAAGTCTAGTGCAAAGCTAGAAAGGAGCAGTATCTCAGACCCTAAAATGGTCAAGGGTCTGGTGGTAGATAGCGAAATGGAGCCCATCGCAGGAGCAACTGTCATCGTCAAACAAACAGGCGAAGCAGCCATCACCGATCTCAACGGGGAGTTTCAGATTCCTGTACATAGTGAGGACGACATGTTGTCGGTGAGTTTCATAGGATTCAACACCCAAGACATCGTCGTAGGAGAGCAGGACAGCATCCGTGCTACCATGAGTCTGGACATGGCCTCACTAGATGAGGTGGTCGTGGTGGGCTATGGCACAGAGCAGCCAGCTAGCTCCTCAGCTACACCAGATGGTGGCTACCGTGCATTCAAACAATACCTAAAGGACGATCTCGTCTACCCCAGATGGGCCAAAGCACAAAAGATAGAGGGCAAGGTAACACTACGCTTTCGCGTAAAAACCAATGGAGAATTGGCAGACTTTGAGATCCTAGAGGGACTAGGCTATGGCTGTGACGAGGAGGCCATCCGACTGATAGAGGAAGGCCCAGATTGGACACCCGCCAGAGAAAACGGCAGCCCTAAGGAGTCTGTGGTCAATGTCAAAGTGAGATTCGAATTGTAA
- a CDS encoding GNAT family N-acetyltransferase: MNEKLEIKTFDQLSTKELYQFLKLRVDVFVVEQNCPYPELSDKDEKSLHYMLYDGQELAAYLRTYQREKGVYAIGRIVTDHRYRGKGLAGKLIHEAIAKIQSTEGAKEIYVQGQSPLVDYYRSFGLEVCSQEYLEDNIPHTDLNLKF; encoded by the coding sequence ATGAATGAAAAATTAGAGATTAAAACGTTTGATCAACTCAGTACCAAAGAACTGTATCAATTCCTCAAACTGCGAGTAGATGTCTTCGTCGTGGAGCAAAACTGCCCCTATCCCGAACTCAGCGACAAGGACGAAAAATCGCTGCACTACATGCTCTATGATGGACAAGAGTTGGCAGCCTACTTGCGCACCTACCAACGGGAAAAAGGCGTCTATGCCATCGGGAGAATCGTGACCGATCATCGATACCGAGGCAAAGGACTCGCTGGTAAACTGATTCATGAGGCAATAGCCAAAATACAATCAACAGAAGGAGCAAAAGAGATTTATGTCCAAGGCCAATCTCCTCTGGTAGATTATTACCGCTCTTTTGGACTGGAAGTGTGCTCGCAGGAATACTTGGAAGACAACATCCCCCATACTGATTTGAATCTTAAATTTTAA
- a CDS encoding RNA polymerase sigma factor, whose translation MPEQQTDSDQTLLEDFQQDGDISILGELYQRHMHLVYGVSLKYLKNREEAQDAVSNIFEELLAKVKKHQIDNFKSWLYVLTKNHCLMALRKQSTKTSSLDFSDSFMENSLAEHPSEKIDLEDNLVRLEQCISQLKADQRSCVELFYLQKKCYQEIVDVTHFQLKKVKSYIQNGKRNLKLCMEQSE comes from the coding sequence TTGCCAGAGCAGCAGACAGATAGTGACCAGACATTGCTGGAGGACTTCCAGCAGGACGGAGATATTTCCATCTTGGGGGAGCTGTACCAGCGCCACATGCATCTAGTCTATGGTGTGAGTCTGAAGTATCTCAAAAACCGTGAGGAGGCACAGGATGCGGTGAGCAATATTTTTGAAGAGCTACTCGCCAAAGTCAAAAAACATCAAATAGATAATTTTAAGAGTTGGCTCTATGTACTGACCAAAAACCACTGTCTGATGGCACTCAGAAAGCAGAGTACTAAAACTTCATCCTTAGATTTTTCGGATTCCTTTATGGAAAATAGCTTGGCGGAGCATCCTAGTGAAAAAATAGATCTGGAAGACAATCTCGTAAGATTAGAACAATGCATCAGTCAATTGAAGGCCGATCAGCGCAGTTGCGTAGAGCTATTTTATCTACAAAAGAAATGCTATCAGGAGATTGTGGATGTGACACACTTTCAATTGAAGAAAGTGAAGAGCTACATACAGAACGGGAAAAGAAATTTAAAACTATGCATGGAGCAGAGTGAGTAA